In Oncorhynchus gorbuscha isolate QuinsamMale2020 ecotype Even-year linkage group LG08, OgorEven_v1.0, whole genome shotgun sequence, one genomic interval encodes:
- the LOC124042216 gene encoding transcription elongation factor A protein 1-like isoform X5 gives MTLELLQSTRIGMSVNAIRKQSTDDEVTSLAKALIKSWKKLLDEPGGGDKSLEEKRKEPSTPTSLVSPSQGSPEPREESNDSSCKNEPVEVMPSISLISTFPQAPSTSDSVRIKCREMLSQALQAGDDYIAIGADCDELGAQIEEYIFCEFKNTDPKYKNRVRSRIANLKDIKNPNLRKSVLCGNVSPDRMAKMTAQEMASDELKLIRKNLTKEAIRDHQVSQTGGTQTDLFTCGKCKKKRCTYTQVQTRSADEPMTTFVFCNDCGNRWKFC, from the exons ATGACTCTAGAATTACTACAG tccaccAGGATTGGGATGTCTGTGAACGCCATCAGGAAGCAGAGTACAGACGATGAGGTCACCTCTCTGGCCAAGGCCCTCATCAAGTCCTGGAAGAAACTCCTAG ATGAGCCAGGAGGTGGAGACAAGTCgttggaggagaagaggaaagagccGTCAACACCCACCAGTCTGGTGTCTCCTTCCCAGGGCAGTCCTGAACCACGGGAGGAGAG CAATGACTCCAGCTGTAAGAATGAGCCTGTTGAGGTGATGCCCTCCATCTCCCTGATCTCCACGTTCCCCCAAGCCCCCTCCACCTCCGACTCCGTCAGGATCAAGTGTCGCGAGATGCTGTCCCAGGCGCTACAGGCTGGAG atgACTATATCGCTATAGGAGCTGACTGTGATGAACTGGGAGCTCAGATTGAAGAATATATCTTCTGTGAGTTTAAGAACACTGACCCCAAATATAAGAACCGTGTCAGGAGTCGCATCGCCAACCTGAAAGACATCAAGAACCCCAACCTCAGGAAGAGTGTTCTCTGTGGGAACGTCTCCCCCGACCGCATGGCCAAGATGACCGCTCAG GAGATGGCTAGTGATGAGCTGAAGCTGATAAGGAAGAACCTGACCAAAGAAGCCATTAGAGATCACCAAGTGTCCCAGACCGGAGGGACCCAGACTGACCTGTTCACCTGCGGCAAGTGCAAGAAGAAGAGGTGCACCTACactcag